A window of Thermodesulfobacteriota bacterium contains these coding sequences:
- a CDS encoding pectinesterase family protein — MIVVAKDGSGDYNSIQTAVNSAKPGDTIQVKNGVYNEGVVFKTNGTSSKPITLINYPGHSPVIDPGHGKYPSECCPSSGPLRVEFRAEWIIMEGFEIRYGWDGVKVFKPHNTIRNNWIHHNRYQGILIISTDDIFVVGNTIEKNGTDPGACYDSAWGGESPRHCHAVYISDYSCTSASDITIRGNVLSNQGGSGVNFNGYGCSTKIQNTLIENNVIENTHYGTAMWYSVEGSMVVNNTFVLAQIPETNATNHTFVAVWGSTGNVFKNNIFYSERGDVQAVQINDAESGQNTFDYNLWSVKSETWVWKSSWRSDFSSSYKSATGWDKNSQCCKVDPGFYNLANGIYHLKADSPARDRGQDSTCSAVDFDQELRLESGNTCDVGMDEYL; from the coding sequence GTGATCGTTGTCGCTAAAGACGGAAGCGGTGATTACAACTCGATCCAGACCGCGGTGAACAGCGCAAAACCTGGAGACACGATACAGGTCAAGAATGGGGTCTATAACGAGGGCGTCGTCTTTAAAACGAACGGGACGAGCTCAAAGCCCATAACCCTTATCAACTATCCGGGCCATTCGCCCGTCATAGACCCGGGTCATGGAAAATACCCCTCGGAGTGCTGTCCATCGAGCGGGCCTTTGAGGGTCGAATTCAGGGCTGAATGGATAATAATGGAAGGCTTCGAGATCAGATACGGTTGGGATGGAGTAAAGGTTTTCAAGCCGCATAACACGATACGTAACAATTGGATACACCATAACAGGTATCAGGGGATATTGATAATCTCGACAGACGATATCTTTGTCGTCGGCAACACTATAGAGAAAAACGGTACGGACCCGGGTGCATGTTACGACAGCGCGTGGGGAGGAGAAAGCCCCAGACATTGCCACGCCGTGTATATAAGCGATTATTCCTGCACGAGCGCGTCGGATATTACGATAAGGGGCAATGTTCTCAGCAATCAGGGCGGAAGCGGTGTTAATTTCAACGGGTACGGATGCTCCACTAAAATACAGAACACTCTTATAGAGAACAATGTAATCGAAAACACCCACTACGGCACGGCGATGTGGTATAGCGTCGAGGGAAGCATGGTTGTAAATAATACGTTCGTCCTCGCGCAGATCCCGGAAACGAACGCTACGAACCATACGTTCGTGGCGGTATGGGGCAGCACGGGCAACGTGTTTAAGAACAATATCTTCTACAGCGAGAGGGGGGATGTTCAGGCTGTGCAGATAAACGACGCCGAATCCGGACAGAATACCTTCGACTATAACCTTTGGAGCGTCAAGTCGGAGACATGGGTCTGGAAGAGCAGCTGGAGGTCGGATTTCAGCTCTTCGTACAAGTCGGCCACCGGTTGGGACAAAAATTCCCAGTGTTGCAAAGTGGACCCGGGTTTTTACAACCTGGCCAATGGTATTTATCACCTGAAAGCGGATTCCCCCGCACGTGACCGTGGTCAGGACTCCACGTGCTCGGCGGTCGACTTCGATCAGGAACTCAGGCTCGAGTCCGGCAATACCTGTGACGTAGGTATGGATGAGTATCTATAG
- a CDS encoding glycosyltransferase family 4 protein translates to MPAKKIAYITSRFPVLTETFIIREIEELRRKGIIVEVFSLKSCPSKGTLHGNAKALMETTHYYSYFLSPGIWRAVFYYLFTEPAACLEILARITGTHILKPLLLLKTIAVIPKSFAIARTLKKMGITRVHAHWATVPTTAAWAIAKLNGITYTFTSHAWDIYQEDTMLLDKIRDARKAITISDYNKKYLTEKFPGIDSGKIEVVHCGLDLKQFTPGKSGKGEIFEILSIGRLTEKKGFDVLLKACRILKDSGIQFLCRIVYVNGDFENEVFRLYDSLELKDCVRFIPALPQNEIIKRYAGADCFVLPCVIAGSKDRDGIPVVILEAMAMELPVVSTPVSGIPEVIENGETGLLVQPGDSGELARAIEQLHSDPGLRSRLGTAGRNFVTKQFDISSTVDQLSENIL, encoded by the coding sequence ATGCCTGCGAAAAAGATTGCATATATAACTTCCCGCTTTCCCGTCCTGACGGAGACTTTCATAATCAGAGAAATTGAAGAGCTTCGCCGGAAGGGGATTATAGTAGAAGTTTTCTCGCTTAAAAGCTGCCCGTCCAAAGGAACATTGCACGGCAACGCAAAAGCCCTTATGGAAACCACTCATTACTACTCCTATTTTCTTTCCCCCGGTATCTGGAGGGCGGTCTTTTATTATCTTTTTACAGAACCGGCGGCGTGCCTTGAGATTCTGGCAAGGATAACCGGGACTCATATTTTAAAACCCCTGCTCCTTCTTAAAACGATTGCAGTAATTCCCAAATCATTCGCCATAGCCCGGACACTGAAAAAAATGGGAATAACGAGGGTCCACGCGCACTGGGCAACCGTACCGACGACCGCCGCTTGGGCCATCGCGAAATTAAACGGTATTACATATACCTTCACGTCCCACGCTTGGGATATCTACCAGGAAGATACCATGCTCCTGGATAAAATACGGGACGCCAGGAAGGCAATAACAATTTCCGATTATAACAAGAAATACCTGACGGAGAAGTTCCCCGGAATCGATTCCGGCAAGATCGAGGTCGTGCACTGCGGCCTGGATCTTAAACAATTCACGCCGGGAAAATCCGGGAAAGGGGAAATATTCGAAATATTAAGCATCGGCAGACTCACGGAGAAAAAGGGATTCGACGTTCTCCTCAAGGCATGCAGGATTCTAAAAGATTCCGGCATACAGTTCTTGTGCCGGATAGTCTATGTAAACGGCGACTTCGAGAACGAGGTATTCCGGCTCTACGACAGCCTTGAATTAAAGGATTGCGTCCGGTTTATTCCGGCTCTTCCGCAAAACGAGATCATAAAACGCTATGCTGGCGCCGACTGCTTTGTCCTGCCGTGTGTCATTGCAGGCAGCAAGGACAGGGACGGAATACCGGTAGTCATACTAGAGGCCATGGCAATGGAGCTGCCCGTGGTATCGACCCCGGTCTCGGGAATACCGGAGGTCATAGAAAACGGTGAAACGGGATTACTCGTTCAGCCGGGAGACTCCGGCGAACTCGCCCGCGCCATCGAACAGCTGCATTCGGACCCCGGGCTGAGATCCAGGCTGGGAACGGCGGGCAGGAATTTCGTTACGAAGCAGTTCGACATCTCGTCAACGGTCGATCAACTTTCCGAAAACATTCTCTAG
- a CDS encoding pectinesterase family protein, which produces MMKNPLAVFYLILFPLLFVAAGCGSQSESPATTVRDSAEFIVAKDGSGDFTTIGAALAQSQPGDVIQVKNGIYVEGIDITRSGTSSEPITLINYPGHSPVIDPGGGAYPSECCTLNGPPRRVEVRAEWIIIEGFEIRHGWDGVKFLKSHNTIRNNWIHHNRYQGVLLISVNDILIEGNTIEYNGTDPGACYDRAWGGESPRHCHAVYLSDYLCTGLANVTISGNMLRNQGGRGITWNGLGCVSKSTNTVVDSNLIENNSWGMALYYNVEGARITNNVFINNSRPDTNDVDWTFIGIWGSSGNTITNNEFHTVMPEVAAIQVYDNKSKENDVNNNVWRTAGTLWIWGGERRTDWESYPEISGWDVDSDICIGCE; this is translated from the coding sequence ATGATGAAAAATCCACTCGCCGTTTTTTACCTTATTTTATTCCCCTTACTGTTTGTCGCAGCGGGATGTGGAAGCCAGTCTGAATCCCCGGCGACTACCGTCCGCGACAGCGCCGAATTCATAGTCGCGAAGGACGGGAGCGGAGATTTTACGACTATAGGCGCCGCCCTGGCGCAATCCCAGCCGGGCGATGTTATACAGGTCAAAAACGGGATATATGTCGAAGGCATAGATATAACGAGAAGCGGTACGAGCTCCGAGCCCATAACCCTTATCAATTATCCGGGTCATTCACCCGTAATAGATCCGGGCGGCGGCGCCTATCCATCCGAGTGCTGTACGTTAAACGGTCCTCCCCGCAGGGTCGAGGTGAGGGCGGAGTGGATAATAATAGAAGGGTTCGAGATCAGGCACGGCTGGGACGGGGTGAAATTTCTCAAGTCGCATAATACGATACGCAATAACTGGATACACCATAACAGGTACCAGGGCGTACTGTTAATATCCGTCAATGACATATTGATAGAGGGCAATACGATAGAATACAACGGCACTGATCCCGGGGCGTGTTACGACAGGGCCTGGGGGGGTGAAAGCCCGAGGCATTGTCACGCCGTATATTTGAGCGATTATTTGTGCACCGGCCTGGCCAACGTAACGATCAGTGGCAATATGCTCAGAAACCAGGGAGGCAGGGGAATAACGTGGAACGGACTGGGCTGCGTTTCGAAAAGCACCAACACGGTGGTTGATTCGAACCTGATAGAGAATAACTCCTGGGGAATGGCTCTTTACTATAATGTGGAAGGCGCGAGAATTACAAATAATGTATTTATCAACAACTCGAGACCCGATACGAACGATGTCGATTGGACATTTATAGGTATTTGGGGGAGCAGCGGCAATACGATCACGAATAACGAATTTCATACTGTAATGCCCGAGGTTGCGGCCATACAGGTATACGATAACAAGTCTAAAGAGAACGACGTCAATAATAATGTCTGGAGGACCGCGGGGACGCTCTGGATTTGGGGCGGCGAGCGCCGCACGGACTGGGAGAGCTATCCGGAAATTTCCGGATGGGACGTGGACAGCGATATATGCATAGGTTGTGAGTGA
- a CDS encoding glycosyltransferase family 4 protein, with protein sequence MKILYISQQFYPEMGAASGRVYELSRYWVNRGHDVTVLTSFPNYPDGIIYKDYKSRSRMLFYRETIDGINVVRAFSLPTHLRSSVRRILYYISFFLSSSLAGLFLKRSQVVIATSPSLFIGLTGLLLSRLKGMPLVFEVRDLWPEVIPAIGAGKESSLTYRFFDKVARTLYDKSDLIVVVTESFKDQIVSSRGVSPDKIKIIENAVDTEFFKPQAVDPGTIENLGLRDRFVVTYIGTIGYTHGAEVILKAAPELKRRIPELLFLLVGSGSDKERLVKLSKDSGLDNVRFLDPQPKASIPAFLNASDISLVLSINQPLLHKTIFAKVFEPMACGKPIVVGAVGETRNIVVEKADCGIAFAPEDAAGLIDSILTLYNNPDLRKKFGENGRKYVTANFTREGKATTYINLLGSLIDKPGGGKST encoded by the coding sequence ATGAAAATCCTCTACATATCTCAGCAGTTCTATCCGGAAATGGGAGCAGCGTCCGGGAGGGTGTACGAACTATCCAGGTACTGGGTCAACCGGGGCCACGACGTAACCGTCCTGACTTCTTTCCCGAATTACCCGGACGGCATAATCTACAAGGATTATAAGTCGAGAAGCAGGATGCTTTTCTATAGAGAAACCATCGACGGAATAAATGTAGTAAGGGCATTCTCTCTCCCGACACATCTCAGAAGCTCCGTAAGGAGAATCCTTTATTATATATCCTTCTTCCTGTCGTCATCCCTGGCGGGACTCTTTCTCAAACGTTCCCAGGTCGTGATCGCCACCTCCCCTTCTCTCTTTATCGGGCTCACGGGACTCCTCCTTTCACGGCTGAAGGGCATGCCCCTGGTTTTTGAAGTAAGGGACCTATGGCCCGAGGTCATTCCCGCTATAGGTGCGGGCAAAGAGAGCTCGCTGACGTACAGATTCTTCGACAAGGTAGCCAGGACCCTTTACGACAAGAGCGATTTAATCGTCGTCGTAACGGAATCCTTCAAAGACCAAATTGTTTCCTCGAGGGGAGTCTCGCCCGATAAAATCAAAATAATAGAAAATGCAGTGGATACGGAATTCTTCAAGCCCCAGGCGGTCGATCCCGGAACAATCGAGAACCTCGGGCTCAGGGACAGGTTCGTAGTCACCTACATAGGCACGATCGGATATACACACGGAGCAGAGGTCATACTAAAGGCCGCTCCGGAACTAAAGCGCAGGATACCAGAGCTTCTTTTCCTGCTCGTCGGCAGCGGCTCTGACAAAGAAAGACTCGTCAAACTCAGCAAGGACTCGGGGCTGGATAACGTCAGGTTCCTCGACCCGCAGCCGAAAGCCTCGATCCCTGCGTTCCTTAACGCTTCCGACATATCGCTCGTCCTATCGATAAACCAGCCCCTTCTTCACAAAACGATATTCGCCAAGGTCTTCGAGCCCATGGCCTGCGGGAAGCCCATCGTCGTCGGCGCCGTGGGCGAGACGAGGAACATCGTCGTCGAAAAAGCGGACTGCGGAATCGCCTTCGCGCCCGAGGACGCCGCGGGGCTGATCGATTCGATACTGACTCTTTACAATAACCCCGATCTCAGAAAAAAATTCGGCGAAAACGGCAGGAAATACGTGACCGCGAATTTTACACGAGAAGGCAAGGCGACGACCTACATAAACCTGCTCGGATCTCTCATCGACAAACCGGGCGGAGGGAAAAGTACATAA
- a CDS encoding glycosyltransferase: MAVKVLFLLDSLSPVGGAERVAVKIAIGLKRSGNYLPVFCSTREGGGLEEELGANGIRYLLLKRRRFSDVHKFKPLIDLLDEEKIKIIHSHNLGSNLWGSIVGSIARVPVLIAHKHGQDYDTWRSFLLDRIVGSLSQKIIFVSNDEREVFIQRIGTDPGKCVTIYNGISIDNPIHNPEEETRSKYGIRKEQVVVGIIARFAPEKDHETFLLAAREILRTHGEFAFLLVGDGKTKPSMQRLSKDLGIESHTIFTGFVGDPREVLPIIDIGCLTSRREGMGIALLEYMAFRKPVVSTNAGGIPEVVQEGVNGFLVEPGDYKSMAGKILELAEDVNLMSGMGQEGFSILNAKFTDKIMVNNIEKLYDRSLEAAGVAKE; this comes from the coding sequence ATGGCCGTTAAAGTCCTTTTCCTTCTCGATTCTTTATCCCCCGTCGGAGGTGCGGAAAGAGTCGCGGTAAAAATTGCCATTGGCCTTAAAAGATCGGGCAACTATCTACCGGTCTTTTGCTCGACGCGCGAAGGAGGGGGCCTCGAAGAAGAGCTCGGGGCAAACGGCATAAGATACCTGCTGTTAAAAAGACGCAGGTTTTCGGACGTACACAAATTCAAGCCTCTTATCGATCTTCTCGACGAAGAAAAAATTAAAATTATTCATTCGCATAATCTGGGCTCGAATCTCTGGGGGAGCATTGTCGGCTCCATCGCCCGCGTGCCGGTCTTGATAGCACACAAGCACGGACAGGATTACGACACATGGCGCTCCTTTCTGCTCGACAGAATCGTCGGCAGCCTGTCACAAAAAATCATATTCGTCTCCAACGACGAAAGGGAGGTTTTCATACAGAGAATCGGGACGGACCCGGGAAAGTGCGTAACCATATACAACGGCATCAGTATCGATAATCCGATACATAACCCAGAAGAAGAAACGAGGAGCAAGTACGGAATCCGAAAAGAGCAGGTTGTCGTCGGGATTATAGCACGTTTCGCACCCGAAAAAGACCACGAAACCTTTTTGCTGGCCGCCCGGGAGATATTGAGAACGCATGGTGAATTCGCTTTTCTACTGGTCGGGGACGGCAAAACAAAACCGTCCATGCAAAGGCTGTCGAAAGACCTCGGCATAGAAAGCCACACAATATTCACAGGCTTCGTAGGCGACCCCAGGGAGGTCTTGCCGATAATCGATATAGGATGCCTCACTTCCAGGAGAGAGGGCATGGGCATAGCGCTCCTCGAATACATGGCTTTCCGCAAGCCGGTGGTATCGACCAACGCAGGCGGCATTCCCGAAGTCGTCCAGGAGGGCGTCAACGGATTTCTCGTCGAACCGGGCGACTATAAATCCATGGCAGGCAAAATCCTCGAGCTCGCGGAGGACGTAAATCTAATGTCCGGGATGGGACAAGAGGGTTTTTCCATCCTGAATGCCAAGTTTACGGATAAGATCATGGTAAACAATATCGAAAAGCTTTACGACAGGTCCCTCGAAGCGGCAGGAGTAGCGAAGGAATGA
- a CDS encoding O-antigen ligase family protein codes for MSRENFYKANPTTFIVLSSLAVAVVLGLALGYSDISKKLILAGFLMIPFGFITITRPWVAVTIFFLLVPLEELFVFKGNVTATLNKLIGAYLVFLVITSGSLRYVGETFRNKKALLIILFGLVSIASIYVSKDPAYSIRYLVKLGLLIISYFVLTLLIRDIKTLNYAVIALIAGTVISVLSPMFLGHGDVVTANGLERYGGLWGDQNEFAGMLLVLIPLSIAIIFTTGNKGLKTVLTIFAVILFAGFLLTYSRSGFIAFSVLCVIAMFKFIQGKNRARTLAILVPCLIVGFIVVYYTIGENIISRVETLRILESKESVRQESSLSVRYYYYFELFPQLFAEHPLLGVGFRGFVLNNPIYKQISHNTFIEVLTGTGLLGFIPFILILYMTWRDIRKARTGLLLHNTNSLYLTRYSNALEMGFFAFLTVGLFYSTDINKILWLMITLSSVLLNIRNLENSKVPVNTHRG; via the coding sequence ATGAGCAGAGAAAATTTTTACAAGGCTAACCCCACCACTTTTATCGTACTCTCCTCCCTGGCAGTGGCGGTAGTGCTCGGGTTGGCGCTCGGCTATTCCGACATCTCCAAAAAGCTTATACTGGCCGGCTTCCTGATGATTCCGTTCGGGTTTATTACCATCACGAGGCCGTGGGTCGCCGTAACGATATTCTTTCTTCTCGTACCGCTCGAAGAATTATTCGTATTTAAAGGAAACGTTACGGCGACACTGAACAAGCTCATAGGGGCATACCTCGTGTTCCTCGTAATTACCAGCGGATCCCTTAGATATGTCGGCGAGACGTTCAGAAATAAAAAAGCATTATTAATCATTCTATTCGGGCTGGTTTCCATCGCCTCGATCTACGTTTCCAAAGACCCTGCATACAGCATCAGGTACCTGGTCAAGCTGGGGCTGCTGATAATCTCCTATTTCGTTCTGACCCTGCTTATCAGGGACATAAAGACCCTTAATTACGCGGTCATCGCCCTGATTGCCGGTACGGTGATATCTGTACTGAGCCCCATGTTCCTCGGTCATGGCGATGTCGTGACGGCTAACGGCCTCGAGCGCTATGGGGGGCTATGGGGCGACCAGAATGAATTTGCCGGAATGCTTCTCGTATTGATCCCACTCTCTATCGCGATAATCTTTACGACCGGAAACAAAGGGTTGAAAACGGTGCTCACCATCTTCGCCGTCATCCTCTTCGCGGGCTTCCTGCTCACATACTCGAGGTCCGGCTTTATCGCGTTCTCCGTACTGTGCGTCATAGCCATGTTCAAATTCATACAGGGGAAAAACAGAGCACGTACGCTTGCTATACTGGTGCCATGTCTGATCGTGGGTTTCATCGTGGTCTACTACACAATCGGCGAGAACATCATATCGCGCGTCGAGACCCTCAGGATACTGGAGAGCAAGGAATCGGTCCGCCAGGAAAGCTCGCTCAGCGTAAGGTACTATTACTACTTCGAGCTGTTTCCCCAACTATTCGCGGAGCATCCCCTGCTCGGGGTCGGTTTCAGGGGATTTGTTTTAAATAACCCTATCTATAAACAGATATCGCATAATACGTTTATCGAAGTACTCACGGGGACGGGGCTCCTGGGATTCATTCCCTTCATACTCATCCTCTATATGACATGGAGAGACATCAGAAAAGCCCGGACGGGCCTTCTTCTTCATAACACGAACAGTCTCTATCTTACTCGGTATTCCAACGCGCTCGAGATGGGGTTTTTCGCATTCCTCACTGTAGGGCTATTCTATTCCACGGATATAAACAAAATTCTATGGCTCATGATAACCCTCTCCTCCGTTTTGCTTAACATCCGAAACCTGGAGAACAGTAAAGTTCCGGTAAATACACATCGAGGATAA
- a CDS encoding glycosyltransferase: MPKVSVIVPTHNRADLLKAAIQSVLDQTYADFELLVCDDASNDHTTDTVAGFSDPRIIYTRYEKNSGVVELRNNAVDSSRGAYIAFLDDDDEWLPEKLEKQVNVLDRSSRETGAVFTGAIFLDTRLGRERVVIPRHSGNIFKELLFNDFIVTSSLVVKKSCFEKAGRFDHEFKSASDFDMWIRISALFEFDCIEEPLVRYRVHQNSISNNNLNVIRGLERLIAKHSNSFNGNKRAYGNHLFKLGIAYCYNGNMSEGRKALIKAIQLNPHDVRYYYNLAISSMGAETFKKIKEIRARYFPLKKTAAA, translated from the coding sequence ATGCCGAAGGTAAGCGTCATTGTACCGACACATAACCGCGCGGATTTACTGAAAGCGGCGATTCAAAGCGTGCTCGACCAGACGTACGCAGATTTCGAGTTACTGGTATGCGACGACGCGTCGAACGATCATACCACGGATACCGTCGCCGGCTTTTCAGACCCGAGAATCATATATACGCGTTACGAAAAAAATAGCGGTGTGGTCGAGCTCAGAAACAACGCGGTCGACAGCTCCAGGGGGGCATACATAGCCTTTCTCGACGACGATGATGAATGGCTGCCCGAAAAGCTGGAAAAGCAGGTAAATGTGCTTGACCGCAGCTCTCGAGAGACAGGGGCCGTTTTCACGGGGGCGATCTTCCTCGACACCAGGCTCGGCAGGGAGAGAGTGGTAATCCCCCGGCACAGTGGCAATATATTCAAAGAACTCCTCTTTAACGATTTCATCGTCACTTCTTCCCTCGTCGTAAAAAAATCATGTTTCGAGAAGGCCGGGCGGTTCGACCACGAATTCAAGAGCGCAAGCGATTTCGACATGTGGATCCGCATATCCGCGCTTTTCGAATTCGACTGCATAGAAGAGCCTCTGGTAAGGTACCGCGTTCATCAGAATTCGATCAGCAACAACAACCTGAACGTAATCAGGGGGCTCGAAAGGCTTATCGCAAAACACAGCAATTCATTCAACGGCAACAAGAGAGCCTACGGCAATCACCTGTTCAAGCTTGGAATCGCATACTGCTACAACGGCAATATGAGCGAAGGCAGAAAAGCGCTCATCAAGGCGATACAGCTCAACCCCCACGATGTCAGATATTATTATAATCTGGCTATTTCCAGCATGGGAGCGGAAACTTTCAAAAAGATAAAGGAGATAAGGGCAAGATACTTTCCTCTGAAAAAGACGGCCGCCGCATAA
- a CDS encoding glycosyltransferase: MKILLISRYLPDDPQKVHGTFKRIATFIEAFKDIAELDVLFFTPPDYDCSEERISGLKEFITRLWDADVRLYLYPMSKFNMDNELMKWISFTRGIFSFSKQRGRIEFSSQEQVRAVEECLGLKPDVIFAHRLSSMCPLLLTKKPLPPIFFDLDDIEHIVLKRYIESRGNIKTKLLYSLLPSLTRGEYNAIRLASKTAVCSELDRGYLNEKYGLSGVVTVPNAVDIPGLEPITPEPNLLFLGSIYQPNVDAAHYLVERIWPLVRKKMPQAKLIIAGTSAEKMGLKTTGTEGVETPGFVDNLADLYRRVRATAVPILVGGGTRFKIIEAAAYGKPTVATTIGAEGLEFEEGTEILRRDDPETFADACVSLLSDSHLCEKIGLAAREKTIEIYDRQNVIKRIREHIVDMLDGRL; the protein is encoded by the coding sequence ATGAAAATACTACTCATATCGAGATACCTGCCCGACGACCCGCAGAAGGTGCATGGCACTTTTAAGCGTATAGCCACTTTCATAGAAGCGTTTAAAGATATTGCCGAGCTCGACGTTCTGTTCTTTACCCCGCCCGATTACGATTGTTCCGAGGAACGGATATCCGGGCTTAAAGAGTTCATTACCAGGCTGTGGGATGCCGATGTCAGGCTTTACCTGTACCCGATGTCCAAATTCAACATGGACAATGAGCTGATGAAATGGATATCGTTTACCAGGGGCATCTTCAGCTTTTCAAAACAGAGGGGACGTATCGAATTCAGCAGCCAGGAACAAGTACGCGCGGTCGAGGAGTGCCTCGGGCTGAAGCCCGACGTCATATTCGCCCACAGGCTTTCGTCCATGTGCCCGCTCCTCCTGACAAAAAAGCCGCTCCCCCCGATCTTTTTCGATCTGGACGATATTGAGCATATCGTTCTGAAACGCTATATCGAAAGCCGGGGCAACATCAAGACCAAGCTCCTTTATTCCCTCCTCCCCTCGCTCACCAGGGGAGAATACAACGCAATCAGGCTCGCATCCAAAACGGCGGTCTGCTCGGAGCTCGACCGGGGCTACCTGAACGAAAAATACGGGCTGAGCGGGGTCGTCACCGTGCCCAATGCAGTCGACATACCCGGGCTCGAGCCGATTACGCCCGAGCCCAATCTCCTTTTCCTCGGCTCGATATACCAGCCGAACGTAGACGCCGCACACTATCTCGTGGAACGCATCTGGCCGCTCGTCAGAAAAAAAATGCCGCAGGCGAAGCTGATAATCGCCGGGACTTCGGCGGAAAAGATGGGGCTTAAAACTACGGGCACCGAGGGGGTGGAAACACCGGGATTCGTCGACAACCTGGCGGATCTCTACAGAAGGGTTCGGGCGACCGCGGTTCCTATTCTCGTAGGCGGCGGGACTCGGTTCAAGATTATCGAGGCCGCAGCTTACGGCAAACCGACAGTCGCTACAACAATAGGCGCCGAGGGGCTGGAATTCGAGGAAGGGACCGAGATACTGAGACGGGACGACCCGGAGACATTCGCGGATGCCTGCGTAAGCCTCCTCAGTGACTCGCATTTATGTGAAAAAATAGGCCTTGCCGCGAGGGAGAAAACTATAGAGATATACGACAGGCAAAACGTCATAAAAAGAATAAGGGAACACATAGTGGACATGCTCGACGGAAGGCTATAA
- a CDS encoding glycosyltransferase family 4 protein produces MKYRVVYYMESSDFGGAEQVLYNLLSELDRSSWEPVLVYQQHSGIASFVDRIGDLGISTVPVSAIEGLGDISGINRLVGTLKQLRPAVFHAQLVSNLKCTAGIICARLAGIKAVVATQHSYQKFRARRIYKVYIRFIYQRLVSMLVDRYISVSRSQAEQLKKAIPQGKVSVVHNAVRTEDFASCARSEAIQGDRKPAVLTVARLDRLKGIGYLIEAAALVPNAFFFLAGDGPERANLEERARELDIADRIIFLGRRNDIPALLHSCDIFVLPSLLEGLPLSVMEAMSASKPVIGTDIDGINDLITDRENGLLVPPGDPRALADAINLILSDGQLAQRIAASARDTINLGFTQEKMIEGVTDIYSEIIRRKGITGH; encoded by the coding sequence ATGAAATACAGGGTTGTCTATTACATGGAAAGCAGCGACTTCGGCGGGGCGGAGCAAGTGCTCTACAACCTTCTGAGCGAGCTCGACCGGAGCTCCTGGGAGCCGGTTCTGGTCTACCAGCAGCATTCCGGCATCGCCTCGTTCGTCGATAGAATCGGGGACCTCGGCATAAGCACCGTACCCGTATCGGCGATCGAGGGGCTCGGAGATATAAGCGGGATCAACAGACTTGTGGGAACCCTTAAACAACTGCGCCCCGCCGTTTTCCACGCACAGCTGGTCTCGAACCTCAAATGCACCGCGGGCATTATTTGCGCGAGGCTTGCGGGCATAAAGGCCGTCGTGGCGACTCAGCACTCCTACCAGAAATTCCGCGCACGAAGGATTTACAAGGTCTACATCAGGTTCATTTATCAGAGGCTCGTATCGATGCTGGTCGACCGGTACATCTCCGTATCCCGTAGCCAGGCTGAGCAATTGAAGAAGGCAATACCACAGGGAAAGGTCAGCGTCGTTCATAATGCCGTGCGCACCGAGGATTTTGCCTCTTGCGCCCGGTCAGAAGCGATACAGGGCGACCGGAAACCGGCCGTCCTGACAGTCGCGCGGCTGGACAGGCTAAAGGGAATCGGATACCTCATCGAAGCGGCCGCGCTGGTTCCGAACGCATTTTTTTTTCTGGCCGGGGACGGCCCCGAGAGAGCCAATCTCGAGGAGCGCGCGCGCGAGCTCGATATAGCGGACAGGATAATCTTCCTGGGACGAAGAAACGACATACCGGCCCTTCTCCATTCATGCGATATTTTCGTTCTCCCCTCTTTACTCGAGGGGCTCCCCCTCTCGGTCATGGAGGCGATGTCGGCTTCGAAACCGGTTATAGGGACAGACATCGACGGTATAAACGATCTCATAACCGACCGGGAGAACGGTCTCCTGGTCCCCCCCGGGGACCCGAGAGCTTTGGCGGATGCGATAAACCTCATCCTGTCCGACGGGCAGCTGGCCCAAAGAATCGCCGCTTCGGCAAGGGATACCATAAACCTCGGCTTCACTCAGGAAAAAATGATCGAAGGCGTAACGGATATCTACTCCGAAATAATCAGAAGGAAAGGAATCACGGGCCATTAA